DNA from Branchiostoma floridae strain S238N-H82 chromosome 15, Bfl_VNyyK, whole genome shotgun sequence:
gaatggcacttaacacgaccttccacacttcacccaggtgtaaaatgggtacctgccttctgtcggggaggtaaaaggaaagactacctttaccttctgtctgtactgtgcaTGTGGCACTgataatataagttactaacttgagtgcagtgccacattgcccTTGTctgtttaaaacaaacagaaaaaaactacaCATTTTTGTATTGCTTTTGCTAGGGGAACATCATAAGCCGTACATCGGCGAAGACATAGCCCTGCCTCAAATGTGAGTTTAAGAGACTGAATATATTACCTACAGTACTAGGGAATGGTTGGAataagctttctttcttcttagAATCGTTCAATCGCATCGACTTCCCGCCCGGAGTCCTGGTGCCGTTTCCTGGCGGAACCATGACCCCACCGAACCGAATGTTCAACTGGCTGTTTGAGGCACCAGCTGGTTCTCGTGTCACGCTGTGGTTGGCTATTCCTCCGCTGGTAAGTACTAGCATACCGTTACCCACGCTTTAGACTACCCCAACTAGCCTTCAGGTCTTCAACGCAATGTGTTTGAACAACAGGTCTAATTCACTAGACCGacagggctaattgcatatagcGTGAAGGAAGTAAAAACCCATGTGGTACAAAATGGCAAGCACTTTTCACGCACTCCATCTAGAGATTCACATGTCTGAAAAGTCACGCACGTTTCTCGCAGAGAAAAACACTGTTAGATTACGTTAAACTTTTTAGATTACGTTTTTCTCTTTGCAATCGTTGCCCCAGCTAGTACGTTTCACGTGAACGGGCCACAATACTGTTACTAAACTCTGATCGCAGAATTATTAAGAATAGAAAATACCAAGTTTACAAAGGATTGACATGTAGTGACTGTCATATGTTTCCTGTACAGGCCTCACCATCGTTTGAAACGGCGGTAGGTTGTCCCTATGACTGGATCGAGGTTCGGGATGGCGGATATGTGAATTCACCACTTGTCGGCCGCTTCTGCACTCCAACAACAACGCCAATAGTGTAGGTGGATTTTTTATTTAACACCTGGAAGTAGAGTTCACGTGGTGTCTCATTTTGTGAGCATTTGGAATTGTTTAACGGCACATTATTTCCTGGAGATAACCATGTGGGAACAAAGTAATACGCGTCCTTATCGGATACTCATCGTAGCTCAACGTGCTGTACAACTTTTCAGGATCACAAACGGAACAATTGTAGTTATGCTGGTCAGCAATGTCATAAAAAGGCGTAATTCAATATATATTAATGGTAATTCTGCTTTCTGTATTTACCTGTTTCACTTTCAGTCGAATAGTAGAATTAGCCTCCTCCGTAGTGACCTACGGAGGGTGGTACTAAGGCTTATTGTTCGAATATATGGCTTTCTTTTACACTGCAGTGTTTCTCTTCCAGTTCGAAAGGCACGCAGCTCTTCGTCACCTTCCGAAGTGACAACTCGTTTGACAGTCATTTCCTCCTGAAGTATTCTTTCTCCAGCACGGCCCTGTCAGGTAAAGCTATTTTCctaacaagcaagcaaacaaacaaacaaacaaacaaacaatcgaTCAAACCACAACAGAGATCATTGATTGTTGAGGTTGAAAACCTATTTCATGAAAACGTTCGCTTAAAAACTGCTTTCCACAGAATTTCCGACTCATAAGCGTATACTGTGTAGTGCTGTATTTTTGGTAAACGGGTAACCAACCTATGTTCATTAAACAAGCTGGCTTCAATTGTGGTCCATGCATTATTGTAAAGGCAACTATTGTCGTGAATCTCGTGTTGTTTTCAACAGGCAAGAGATGGAGGGACGACGGTAAATGCGGATGGAAATTCCCCGCACCTGGGGCAGCCTCTGGACAATGCGAACCTGATGGAGCAACTCCCTGTTGTTGGTCGAACGGCCTCTGCAAAGGCGATACAGACTGTGACTGCCCTGGCTGTGTCGACTACCGAAAGTTTAACAATGAAGGTAAAAGTTAAATGCagataaaacaaataaactaaCTAACTGACTAACCATTCGTTAATAGTTTCATCCTGTTGATGAATCAGTTCAAAACTATATGTTCACGTATTCTTGGGTACACACGATCTTTTCTTAACCAACCTTTTGCAATTCGGTAGATGGTCTGAGGCGAGTGAGTTCATTTCGCTCTACTGAAGGTACCAAAGCTTCTATCATATCtcgggagagaaaaaaaataccaagatGGTTTTCAGAAATGTGTGTCCTTGAGAAAAATATGTTGAAAGCCGACCATATTACTGTTTGCAATAATTATACTTCTGCATGTGCACGCCGcgtatgaaactgtaccgcccggcgtatgaaaatcatcgggctgtcaggtccatgcagccccatgttcctctgccgccggggttgtctttcgcTCCCGGTAAGATTTTTACGTGGAAGGAATacaattatgttaggaatacgattcctaatactattaggctatcaagattaacaACGTTaaaatgttgcgaaacgacttgccttgttgcgaactgacggttgcgaactggcattgttgcgaaacaacctgttacccaTGTATGTACAGATTTATAGTCCGTTTTATTGATGAACAACACAATATACCTTCCTGTCCTGTCCATGTCCAATGTACTTCGGCATAGTTTTGACGTTTTAACTCAGCGTATTCATATGTATATCAGGTGAAGTTGACATACAGATTGGGCATCTTAAGTAATCTAAAATGAGGAATCGTGTGCACTTCTGAACTTTCAGGTATGCCGAAGAATCCTGTGAAAGCAATGGAGGTGCAGACTTTGGATAGTGGTGAGTACGATTTAAGATTTGCTATCAGAGTATCGTTCTAAGTTTCACTTGAATTCAAGTTTAAAACCTATTTCAGTGCCGTATACACACGACATTCTTTAAGTACAGTATATTTAAGACACGAATGAAAATGAAGCGTACCAGTTTGCCAGCTTGTAATCATTAAATAATCATCTTTCATTCAATTTGTTTCGCATACGACAACAGGACCCGGTCACACATGTCCTGATGGCATTCTTATGGTAGTAGTATGATAGTTATGCATGTGTCctgcaaaattcagctgtcttgttatgGAAAAGCTAACTGTCTAAGATCATTGTTGGTGGTTGGTCGCAGACTAAAAATTCCACAGCAGCTACACTGTAGGACGACCATCGACAGATGAGACCGCGCTGTTACTTTCATTTCCGATTTTCCTATCCACTGTACCATTAATATTGCCATGACAGTCATCTAATGAATGTAATATATTGTACTCAGAATGCTATGAAGGCACGGGAGAGGCCTATCGTGGAGAGGCGGGTATAACCTGGTCCGGAACAGCCTGCCAGGCCTGGAGTTCCCAGACACCGCACAAGCACAGCTTCAACCCCGCCACCTACCCAAACCTCGGGCTGGATAACAACTACTGCAGGAACCCAGACATGTCGTCTCGGCCTTGGTGTTATACCACAGACCCCAAGAAGATGAGAGACAACTGTATCGTATCCAAGTGTACTGGCCCGGCATATAGAGCAGGTAAGCACACTAAGAAAGAAGGGTAGGGTGCTTGCGAAGATTTGAAATTAGGTAATTGCATAAATTAAAGCTTTAGTAGTGTTTTATATACACATTTTCCTGATAGATAAATCCagagatgaaaactgcaaacaatTCTCAAACACATAACAAATTCTCTTCTAATTTTCACAGAGTATGTCGGATGCTACAAAGACAAATCTACTCGGACGTTCCCGTTTGCCAGACTTCGTGACTACAAAAGCATGACACCTGCCGTGTGCATCAACCACTGCAGTGGGCTGGGGTACAGTTACGCAGGTAGGCCATCAAGCCTAACACATAACCATAACTCTTTTGATTATCCTTTTTTTAAACCACAAACGTTGGAGCAGATTTAGAAAAGAGTGAATTTCATCAAACAATAGATTGTCACAAAGTCTCAATTGTTTGGATaatgtggtactgcactcaagttgtTAACTTATTTTATTCTAACAGTGCCACAAAGTATTGAtggaaggtaaaggtagtcttttacctccccgatcTAActaagtcaggtacccatttttacacctaggaCGGTCGTGTtacgtgcctttcccaagggctcAATGTCGGGATGGTATAGAGCCTGGGACTTCTAGGCTCCGAGTCCAACattctaccagttacgccacacacgacgccgcGTCCTTACTTCTCATTTTGCTTTTACAGCGATTCAATATTATTATGAGTGTCATTGTGGCACTGAGGCCAACTTCGCCGCCCTGGAACCCGTGCGGCCGGAGTCTGAATGCAACTTCCCGTGTAGAGGTGACAAGGAGCAGAAGTGTGGCGGCAACTGGAGGAACTCTGTCTACAAACTCCCAGAAAAACCACCGGCGGGTAGGTCTACTGGTGATTTTTTACTCTATTGACGCCatatagcaaacccggaaggcCACCTCAAGGTTTTGCGTTACATAAATTTCAAGACCTCATGGGACATCACCTATTTTCAGAAGTTGACTCACTGAGCGAGGGCTAAGTTAACCAAATGGAGCAAGGGTGATCAAAGTCCACCCTGTATATAATGTTAGATCTACACATCATGAGATTAAGTTGTCAACTTCCATGGCAACAATCATGTTAATGTATCCTTTGCTATTACTAGTATCTAGGATTTCAAAGTGGTTCAAGTGGAAAAATCCATACACTTACAATGCTTCATTCATCTTGCTATTATCAGGTGGATACTCCTGTGGTGATGGTTTCAAGAAGTTTAAAGGCCGCTGCTACAAGGTGTTTACCGAGAAGAAATCCAACGAAGAAGCGAAGACTGCATGTGCGAGTATTGACGGACGACTGGCTGCGCCTAAGACACCCGAGATTCACAATTTCTTGGTGGGTCTGGCAACAGAACTGGGCGGCCAGAATGTGTGGATTGGGCTCCAGATGGGAGAAGAGGAGACTTGGGAATACAGTGATGGCGAGGCTTTGGGGGTAAGTTATATCTCAAATCGTTGAATTTAGAACTGTTTTCTTAACATtattgcacttttttttttggaatatgGATCCGAATGCTGTTTGTGTTGTGATATCAGTTAGAGAACCCCCTTCCACTTCCATGTGATAGAATAGCCCAGGTTGTAAtttccgaatgaaagctcatgagtgttggtagaatccatagttgtaaAGGTAAAACTTTgctccaacacaaaagaaagaaactcacTATAGATTTTCGGTCAAACTTGTTGACCTAACTTCTTAAGATGTATGTCAGCAAAGTGAATCATacatctgaagaaggtgaacAAGTTTGACCGAAGATTTATGGTGAGTTCCTTTCGTGTTGGatcaaagtttaaactttacaactaAGTTTGTATCTTCCTTCAACACAGGTATGTAGTTTCTCCAACTGGGCGCCTGGGGAACCGAAGCCTGGTTCTGGTGCAAACTGCGGACAATACTGGGCCGGCAGTGGGTACAAATGGGACGACACCTGGTGCACTACTACAAATCCATTCATATGCCAAACTGGTAAATACATCTGTTTACTATGTATAGCCTTAGcttggaagttcatctgtgttggtacaattCATACTTTGAAAGATCATCACTCATTATAAACCTCGGGCCCTAATGCGTTCATGCTGATGACCTCCATCAGAAGGTAAACTTAAAGTTTGATACAGGCACTTCTAGTGGCTTGTTAATTTCTAGACAGGGCTTGAGGTGAACATAAAGATTATTGTCATAAAAAAGACTATTTTTGATATAGTGTGATatgatatttcattttacatGCACACTGTATTATCATATGACACTTGGCTACTTTTTTAAGAATTGTAACTTAAAGGTTGAGATACAAGCAGATTATACAACCTGTTCAGGTTGCTCAGGGATGTAATGTGTGAATTGAGGCAAGTAGTATAATTTGTTCAGTAGAACACTAAAATAACACCCAAGAATAAAGATATCATATGTTAAATATATATCGTATGTTGCTTTTCTAACAATCCAGGACCAGCAACATGCCCTGAAGGCTATGAGAAATTCGGAGACACGTGCTACAAAGTCTACACTGAGAAGAAGCCCTATCGCCACGCCCGTGCAATGTGTATCAACGATGGAGGAAGGCTGGCAGCTCCAAAGACAACAGCATCAAACAACTTCATGGTTGAGCTGGCCAAGAAAGCAGGACGTATGAACATGTGGATCGGTGTGAACAAAATAAACACGGATGCCTACAAGTACAGCGATGGAACCCCTTTGAAGGTACGACATTGGTCTAAATCCTCAGTGAGAGAATATAAccatacagtactgtaatttGAAAATTTAGAAGTAGGACAGGAAAGAAAGTTTTTACCTTTAGGTTCATGGTTTAGATATTTCTGAAGTTTGACCCGCCAAAGCAAACACTGATGATGCAAACAgagaagatgatgatgagtacAGTAGAAATACAAGACACATATTGGCAGTATTATGATTTCATGGTAACAGGCAAccatgaaaaataaaatcattgttaacATTTCCAAATCTACAGTATGTAGTTTTCTACTTGAAGTGGCAAGCAATCCTTGTAGCAGTGCATAGAGCCCAGTGTTTGGCCCAGAGGTCCTTGTTTCAAGTCCCTAGACATGCTCTCACATTGTGAAACAGTTGAATAAGGCACTGATTTAAAACCATTTTTGTTCAATCGTAGGGCTGTAAGTTTACCAACTGGGCTCCAAATGAACCAAAGGGTGCAGAATGCGTGCAGTTCTGGGCTGGCAAGAGTTACATGTGGGACGACTCGAACTGCTCCTACGAAAACTCCTTCATCTGTCAGATCGGTAGGTACAGTTACATGGGCGAAAGTTGATCAGAACCCAGCTAAATGTctcatagcatttttttcaatcactAAATGTAACAAGTCAAAGACATTAAATCATCTCATaagttgacacataaaaatCATCATACATGTTATTGTATTTTATCATTGGCATTTTAATCATGCTGTTGACCCAGAGTTAATTTTTTCTAAGTGAACTTACTCTTTCGATACCATAACATATTGTGTACTAagctatttttatttttatactATAGGACCAGGAGAAGATGCTGGCTGCTGTGGAGCGCCTTAGTACGTTTTTCAATCATCATTTTTTGATAGATTAATGATCATTGATCATGTGTTTACATTGGGCCACCctgacttaattctatggatgacatcctctgcagatcccaaaacaaaaaaaaagaagaaaaaacgctGCAAAagcacaggactaaacatccagtccatggCTTCCCAGGCTtgatttgtcttatgttcacctatAAGACTGTAAAGGACAATCATCACCATTTCAATTCAATAATGTTACCATAATGATTCTTCTATGGGAACAAGGACATTGTGCCACCATGCCCAGACCATGCGCTCCCTTATCCTGGAGGACAAAAATCAACATgtgcacggatgtcatccataaaattaagtcagtgtggccttagcaACATCACAATAACTACATGACTtgacaatgaaaaaaacaaaaccaaAAAATTGCAGTACTATACAATGTCACTCGAGGGCCCATGATCAAAGTTTCCTTCAATACCATACCCACATTAccttacccacataccaaacatcataaTATAaagtccattcacaagttcttgaGTTGTACTCCCAAAGACGGCATCAAAAACAATTATACCTTTTAGGAAAAGGTAATCATATTGTTAGTTGACATGGCTGCTGATTAAGTCCTGCCTTCCTCATCCAAACTCTGTTACAAATCAAAGTCTCTTCTTTTGTGTCTGGCTCAGAAGGACCAAAAAACATTTGACAACATCTGAGGCTGGATAGCCATTATCTAATAGCCCCTTGACAAATCTCGTGAAGAGATGCATTGCATGTGACACAAGAAAGTCATCATTCAGTAATTTAGCACCTTATGTAATAGCTGGATAAATGGGAGACACTGTTTCAGTGCATGGAtcgatataacgttagttcacctttttccatgggctaacctttatccgttgcttttaaggATATCCAAATGCAGATGGTGGATTCATATtgcgatattttcaaaatattgcagtttgaaaccatccttcgacttgatatccctatgcTGCTAGataccgtttttttttaaacaaacggatataggttactcctaATGGATTAAGGCAAACTAGCATTAGCTATTCCTACATAATCAGCATCTACCTTTAAGTTAGTCTCTGCTTCTTTCACAGCTTGAAGCAGTTAATTCTGTGACTTTggatttcctttttttaattaTTCTAATAGATAAGCTATGTATCTGATTTCTATGTATCTGATTTCTATGTATCTGATTTCTATCATACAAAAGTATGATACTAAAGGTTTACATATAATCTACTTTTAATAACAGCTACTAACAGGTTGTGAGCAATTGAAGTGGGTGTTAAAAATTAAGACAAATATAGATTACTAGTAAAACTGATTTCTGATATGTGCAAATAAAGCAACCAATCTGTTACTATTAAATCTGTTTAATACTAATATGCAAATGCAATTagatctctacaactggataaaaaatggagatttctttccctgaagaagagtgataaatgtcactcgaaacatccggaagtaaatctccttttttatccagttatagagattgaaaaattgtattatattgtttacctggatgtctgacctgcacaaacatgtttttttttcaacctccttggtcatagAAAGTACAGCAGCACATAAAAAAAGCTGGATAcaattctttttcttcttttttatggTGGAGTTTTGCTTATCAAATAATGTTAACTTTTTGTTTATTATGTAATGTTTAGttttgtacttgcaattagtttTGGATCATATCAAATATTTTTTATCTTATACCACTCTATCAGATAAGACTAACATGACTAAGATTCTAAATTTTGAGACTGTCTTTTTGAATCAAAGAGACCAGTTGTGCAGATAACAtcaattctcataattccaccaggtgccataatgcCACAAGatcaagaaaacattattatatcGATTATTGTATCGATCTCTTAAACTCACATTAGACtttgaagtgtcacattttataattgacatagatatatatttacCTGATGGTGTGCAgatccacacttttaaattgtaaagtttagtggaaattgtgataagtatatTTAGATTATAAATGCACTTAGGCAGGaaattccattgttttagtcctaagcgccagcctctcctgtacaatgtacgaggcaatttagtcctcggactataatcttgtacatgacattgtgtgttcaaataaataaaccagtaaattaataaaaaataaataaataaaataaaaaatagataaattatAGAGGCCTTCTGAAGATTGTACCTCATGATAAGTGATGCTGCTTTGCTACATCTCTTTCTGTGTGCCCCCTTCGGTCATGATTAAATTCATTTTGTCCAATGTGGCGGTAGGCGGAATTATGGGAGTTGATGTTACCTGTAGGATATATGATAGCTGAATCAATAATTCAATGACAAAATCACTTCTCTTACCAGGTTAataacaaacttaaaacacataCTATAAACACTACAATAAGAAGTTGCTAACTTGACTGAACAAAAGTATGTGAAAAATACTGAAGGATAGTTTTCAAGAGGACAGGAAACTGCAGgcattgttaatttttttactaCTATTAGAAATTTATATAATTGCATGAAACCTACTTTTTCAAAGGTATTTTAATAGCAGGAAAGATTATGACACTTCTGTAAGAAGGtgattgagatttttttggtgaTGAAATAAAGGTACAATATGGGAATCAATTCTGTATGACGTGTCGCTCATTGTAAGAATGATATTTATCAGTGCCAAAGTTACACTTACTCCACTATGATAAAAGTGAAGCCATATCATATCCAGGGTAACTATGACCTGGAATCCAGCTGGAAAGAAGAAAAGAGTTAGCCAAGTGGTAACTTGAAAAAGGACAATACAGCGATACATTGCTGAGATAGTTGTGGTACTATTCAAGCAGGTTTTCTGATGGCAAGATGGTATCCATGGGCTGAAACAAAAAAGTTGTCGGTTGGATGTTTCAGCCCAGGATGCCGTCTTGCACAGTCAggaatatctgcttggagattagggttgTGGATGGGAGGGGGCACAGCGGTTGGCTACAGACATATAATGGCAGACCTCAGCACAAACTGATATACAGAGAACATGataaatatcatataaaatcaAAGATCCTGCTAATTTTCCATAAATCAATCGTTAACTCGTGTAACTTTGTCATATCACATAAAACTTCAGGTAACAATTCATCTAATAAGTATGCTATGATACATCTTCCATCCTATGTTTGACCCAGCTAAAAGATTGTCAGTAATAAAGCACAATCTGGCATTGCATATTATAATATACAACTGCTCATGCACAAACAGCAGCATGTACTGGTCATTATAATTTCCTTGGTCACAGTGTTAGCTGTGTTGCTTGCAGGGGTTTGGTGGGATAAAGTGTGAAGTGACTGGTCCAGTAATCTTGGTCAAACACTGGTAACAGATGTTAGCACGGCAGGACCAGCACTGAAATAAACACAagcaaaacatcaaaacatgtcTCTGAGAAATGCTGGTTATTTATCATTCAATAGAAAACACTCTAAGTCTTAGATCAATTTGCAAGAAGACTTAACGTGTTGTGTGCCGCAATTGGCAGGGTGTTTGATTCACAACCCAGAGGTTCCaattctgggtttgaatctgtgcccttgggaaaggcactttacatgactttcctcacctcactcaggtAGCATATATTTGCTGTATAAATCATACCTTGAGGTGATTATTAGTTCCAGTCTTCAGGTTACGTTGTCGACAGTTTGGGCAGTTCTTGACTCGGTGGATTGCCTCAGGGTCCCTGTCAAGGGCTTCCTGTAGTCTCCTCATTCCCTAGGATATCACACCAAAAGTTATCAATTGATAGCCAAGAATTGGGGAATCTTTTCAAGTTCCTTTTAATGTGTCAATCTGAATGTGCTATGCCTTGGAAATTTAAAGCAAAATGTTAAGAGAagaattcacacaaaaaaattatagcTTTTGGCACACTGTAATACCAGCCTTTGCTGCAGTGCCCCACAACACTGAATTATCTTGTTCTGTTTCCACAAACTgattgtaatgctagttcacctttatctgtagggtaacctatatctgtagCATTTAGAACAGTCGACTGATGGTGGCTttaattgcaatgttttcaaaatatttcagtttgaaaccattgtctgttgacttgatatcctgaCATGTAAATACCCTGATTTTAAGAATAATGGATAAAAGTCTAGTGTTTTATAGCATCCTATATTTGACCCcttctctccccccccccctcgaaagcaaacaaacaaacattacaaacCTCAGGAACTTCCCGTTCTGGTACCCTGTTAAAAACAGCAGGAGGCACGTTCACTTGGAACAAAACACACTTTGATCCAAAGTGGTCGTAACCATTGATTTTCTTGCAGCACAGCCAACAGAAGTATGTTCCACACTTGGAACACGTCATCTTGTTACACCTGGAGTATGGGATGGATACAGAGATATGCGTAAGTTGCTTCATCTGTCTCACAAAAGGTCTAACCAAACCAATCATCAATTCAGTCcaataaaatgtacatcaatAAGCCTGAAGGATCATCTTTTTTGGTAGAATGAATTCTGATGCAGGATTTAACTAATAGTTTTCAATAGAATGAATGTATAGGACTTAGGCCAGGAGAATCAAAATGTGTTTCTAATCTgccctgaaaaaattacatCTCATCTTTTTTTCATCAAGGGGATATAGGTTTATTGGATCCATTCATATCTTCTTTTCTATTGCAATAGGGATGAggagaacatgttggaaaatgatTCTACAATATTTTTATCACCCTGATAAAGTCAGGACAAAAACTTTATGTCCCTTGCCAATGATCGACCCAAGAATAAAGCTAGGACTGGCAAGACACGAACCAGAAACActgtcaaaactttttttcctttagaGGCAATATTTTCAACGTAACAGCACCTTTGTCAAGGAATCTACCATTACCTAATAGtatatgactgtttttaatcCTTAAATCTTGAAAAACCTAAATCATGACCATGATATGATACTGTAACAGCTTTTCCTTACCCCTCACTCTTCTCAATGTTTGTCTTGCATTGGGGACAACGTTTGGTGGTTTTAGTGATGGTGGATTTGGAAAGCCTTTCTGCGCGCAACCTGCTGAGGAGCTGGGCCTTTCTCTGAAACTCTTTTGGGTCACGGACATTTTTAGCAGCAGCAATGATTTCTTCCTCCGTCCCTTCTAAAACCTCTCCTGCCTTGGGAAAGATCAAAAATATTAACCATGATTAGGGGGTAAATTATATTGAATCACAGTGTCATAACCTGCTTACATAGATAGAAATAGCTTGTTGAAATGTATTTGAATAATGCCTACCTTGTCACCTAAAAGTTGCTTGGTGAGATCCTGCAGCTTGTCTTCTACAGACCTGCATTCTCTGGACTGTAGAGTTACAAACAGTGACATtaaagtaaaaacaacaacatttgggGTGTTAAATCTCACAGAATCTTAAGGTTCAAATCCATAGCTGGTCCTAACAGACCACAGTGAGTGCCAGTGGATTaggcccctgctgtagtgattacacaaagctgt
Protein-coding regions in this window:
- the LOC118432265 gene encoding uncharacterized protein LOC118432265 codes for the protein MAATRHLVLFGLILGSVLASPTQGLRQGDSGVNGVPQIRREISEGLEDIVEELIEMLENRELESQDDRMVMADAATVSPDSPGGGMKKDEWSESSTRGIEDDDFDDLVDEDMRWCDSDEEFQGSALSLLKKEMFELREIIPGWNDKTLCDHHECFKDLKTWPKVPYYLLNDANYLITWPTRYLRVFYIFNYNFYNMMDKNITAVENYAQEAVSVLDKAYKPINFRVLLVGVNVLTGRWEGEEERPKYNEYLKPKVREYIWTTIKPEAPMFHTAVYIAGYPFWDAPYAGAGMGHLCKVLGMDNYPFVMAAEGNKRPANHYWNAHELGHEFRNGHNFDPSDDGSSICPAKRIFGTKCVMGGNSYPTTFSRTFLDKIRATNYTCMADKPPQEEVFRCGNGILDAGEECDCGNSQRCITSDPCCDGQICKLKQNAECSANNPCCNNCKVDLISCPDHVIGKVKRAADPIKSFNRIDFPPGVLVPFPGGTMTPPNRMFNWLFEAPAGSRVTLWLAIPPLASPSFETAVGCPYDWIEVRDGGYVNSPLVGRFCTPTTTPIVSKGTQLFVTFRSDNSFDSHFLLKYSFSSTALSGKRWRDDGKCGWKFPAPGAASGQCEPDGATPCCWSNGLCKGDTDCDCPGCVDYRKFNNEGMPKNPVKAMEVQTLDSECYEGTGEAYRGEAGITWSGTACQAWSSQTPHKHSFNPATYPNLGLDNNYCRNPDMSSRPWCYTTDPKKMRDNCIVSKCTGPAYRAEYVGCYKDKSTRTFPFARLRDYKSMTPAVCINHCSGLGYSYAAIQYYYECHCGTEANFAALEPVRPESECNFPCRGDKEQKCGGNWRNSVYKLPEKPPAGRSTGGYSCGDGFKKFKGRCYKVFTEKKSNEEAKTACASIDGRLAAPKTPEIHNFLVGLATELGGQNVWIGLQMGEEETWEYSDGEALGVCSFSNWAPGEPKPGSGANCGQYWAGSGYKWDDTWCTTTNPFICQTGPATCPEGYEKFGDTCYKVYTEKKPYRHARAMCINDGGRLAAPKTTASNNFMVELAKKAGRMNMWIGVNKINTDAYKYSDGTPLKGCKFTNWAPNEPKGAECVQFWAGKSYMWDDSNCSYENSFICQIGPGEDAGCCGAP